A genomic stretch from Erigeron canadensis isolate Cc75 chromosome 9, C_canadensis_v1, whole genome shotgun sequence includes:
- the LOC122581357 gene encoding protein IQ-DOMAIN 14, with amino-acid sequence MGRKGSWFSAIKKVFTSSSKDKLPNEIEKKSSHEKKGRGRLKYGESRSFIPLFREPSSIEKILGEVDQQLLYIGHPTPVEQPTTPQPLSSGRPASPRVNSNRVASPRVPSPRVASPRAVSPRNSPPRVARRRTEISYRPEPTVRQHHLSATIIQAAYRGYMARRSFRALRGLVRLQGVVRGQNVKRQTVNAMKQMQLLVRVQTQIQSRRIQMLENQALGRQTHKNEKDGESSLGKWTFGNMLEGDEHWDDSLITKEEREARLQKKMEAVIKRERAMAYAYSHQLWKATPKSAQNALTDIRSGGYPWWWNWLERQLPSDEPTKPPEFTPTPSRPHVNRKTSPRPQSSMFRPSDYSFENLDTPTPKSSKSTVPPKSRPFMTPTRTPPSTTPNLMKYHKSKGSTSGSPYPMKDDDSLMSCPPFSVPNYMSPTVSAKAKARPTSNPKDRLTSTAASETSSKRRFSFPLTQNIGSSFKWNKKSSNKDSTTLQVPTVLQKHKSPRSIGDTSIDSAISMPAAYGRKPFNRFV; translated from the exons ATGGGTAGAAAAGGGAGTTGGTTTTCTGCTATCAAAAAGGTTTTTACTTCCAGCTCCAAAGACAAGCTACCAAAT GAAATAGAGAAGAAAAGTTCTCACGAAAAGAAGGGTCGAGGAAGATTAAAATATGGAGAAAGCAGATCGTTTATCCCTCTATTTAGAGAACCAAGTAGTATCGAGAAAATATTGGGGGAAGTTGATCAACAGTTATTATATATTGGTCATCCTACACCTGTTGAACAACCAACAACGCCACAACCTTTATCATCCGGTAGACCTGCCTCTCCAAGAGTCAATTCTAATCGGGTCGCTTCTCCTAGGGTGCCTTCTCCCAGGGTGGCATCTCCCAGGGCTGTTTCCCCTAGGAATTCGCCCCCCAGAGTGGCCCGTAGGCGCACAGAAATCAGCTATAGACCTGAGCCAACCGTACGACAACACCACCTATCGGCTACTATTATTCAGGCTGCATATAGAGGTTACATG GCAAGGAGGAGTTTCCGAGCTTTGAGGGGTCTTGTGAGGCTGCAAGGAGTGGTGAGAGGCCAAAATGTGAAGCGACAAACTGTGAATGCCATGAAACAGATGCAACTTTTGGTGAGAGTCCAAACTCAGATTCAGTCAAGAAGAATCCAAATGCTAGAAAATCAAGCACTTGGACGTCAAACACACAAAAACGAGAAAGATGGGGAGAGTTCACTTGGCAAATGGACCTTCGGTAACATG CTGGAGGGTGATGAACACTGGGACGATAGCTTGATAacgaaagaagaaagagaggcCAGATTACAAAAGAAGATGGAGGCAGTTATCAAGAGAGAACGAGCTATGGCCTATGCATACTCCCATCAG ttATGGAAAGCAACACCAAAATCAGCTCAAAACGCTCTCACAGACATTCGTTCAGGTGGATATCCATGGTGGTGGAACTGGTTAGAACGTCAACTACCTTCTGACGAACCCACAAAACCTCCTGAGTTCACACCCACACCATCACGCCCACATGTAAATCGCAAAACAAGCCCAAGACCTCAATCTAGCATGTTCAGACCAAGTGATTACTCATTTGAAAATCTTGACACACCTACACCAaagtcatcaaaatcaacagTTCCACCTAAATCTCGACCGTTTATGACTCCTACAAGAACCCCACCTTCAACAACCCCGAACCTGATGAAATATCATAAATCAAAAGGCAGCACATCGGGCTCACCTTACCCAATGAAAGACGACGATAGTTTAATGAGCTGCCCCCCATTTTCTGTTCCAAACTACATGAGCCCAACCGTATCAGCTAAAGCTAAAGCTAGACCAACTAGTAATCCTAAAGACCGTCTCACAAGCACCGCAGCGAGTGAGACATCATCTAAACGAAGATTTTCATTCCCTTTAACACAAAACATTGGGTCGTCGTTCAAGTGGAACAAAAAGTCTTCAAATAAGGACTCTACGACATTGCAGGTTCCTACAGTTTTGCAAAAGCATAAGTCTCCAAGGTCTATTGGAGATACGAGCATCGATTCTGCTATTTCTATGCCTGCCGCTTATGGAAGGAAACCATTTAACAGATTTGTgtga